In one window of Thalassotalea agarivorans DNA:
- the proQ gene encoding RNA chaperone ProQ, producing METEIKKVTTKEIISYLAEKFPACFSVEGPAKPLKVGIFQDLAEQLAEDEQVSKTRLRQALRHYTSSWRYLKSVKAGAFRVDLAGEQVAEIDKEQADYAAKTLKESQEKFGNKKSDDSQAKKSYKGTKVSDKRSDKNKQNAKFKSVKSPKRGPKKPVEPLKPVESDALKVGTQVRVKVGNSPMPAVITEIAGSDISVQLTSGMIVKTQLEHIFL from the coding sequence ATGGAAACTGAAATTAAAAAAGTAACCACTAAGGAAATTATTAGCTATTTAGCGGAAAAATTTCCTGCATGTTTTTCTGTTGAAGGACCAGCAAAACCATTAAAAGTTGGTATTTTTCAAGATCTAGCGGAGCAACTTGCTGAAGATGAACAAGTAAGCAAAACACGTTTACGCCAAGCATTGCGTCATTACACTAGTAGCTGGCGTTACCTAAAGTCAGTTAAGGCTGGTGCGTTTCGCGTTGATCTAGCGGGCGAGCAGGTTGCGGAAATTGATAAAGAGCAAGCAGATTACGCGGCCAAGACGCTAAAAGAAAGCCAAGAAAAATTTGGTAACAAAAAATCAGACGATTCTCAGGCGAAAAAATCGTATAAAGGAACTAAAGTTAGTGATAAGCGGTCTGATAAAAATAAGCAGAACGCTAAATTTAAATCAGTTAAATCACCTAAACGTGGTCCTAAAAAGCCTGTCGAACCGTTAAAACCAGTAGAGTCGGACGCATTAAAAGTAGGTACTCAAGTGAGAGTTAAAGTCGGCAATAGCCCGATGCCTGCCGTTATCACCGAAATTGCTGGTAGCGACATTAGTGTCCAGTTAACGTCTGGTATGATTGTTAAGACGCAGTTAGAACACATCTTTTTGTAA
- a CDS encoding GAF domain-containing protein, with translation MSKESFYQTLNEQVSAIIAGETDVIANMANISALLFEQLTDINWVGFYRTAESGLVLGPFQGKVACIRIPYGKGVCGTALSTATTQRIADVHAFDGHIACDAASNSEIVVPVMQDGKVIAVLDIDSPQFERFDADDQTGLEALVKVLENNLN, from the coding sequence ATGTCTAAAGAATCATTTTACCAAACGCTGAATGAACAAGTTTCAGCTATAATTGCTGGTGAAACAGATGTTATCGCAAATATGGCAAATATTAGCGCATTGTTGTTCGAGCAATTGACTGATATAAACTGGGTTGGTTTTTATCGCACAGCAGAATCAGGACTTGTACTTGGTCCTTTCCAAGGGAAAGTAGCCTGTATAAGGATACCTTACGGTAAAGGTGTGTGTGGTACCGCTTTATCGACTGCAACGACGCAGCGTATTGCCGATGTACACGCTTTTGACGGTCACATTGCTTGCGATGCAGCAAGTAATTCGGAAATCGTTGTGCCAGTGATGCAAGACGGAAAAGTGATTGCAGTGTTGGACATCGACAGCCCACAATTTGAACGATTTGACGCTGACGATCAAACAGGGTTGGAAGCACTCGTTAAAGTATTAGAAAACAATCTAAACTAA
- a CDS encoding aldose epimerase family protein, whose amino-acid sequence MKPIVISPFGTMANGEQVMQYCLENNIGSKVTILSLGGIIQSLYLPNREGQHDDVVLGFDNVAQYENESPYFGCIVGRFANRIANGEFELEGKKYQLAKNNGPNNLHGGPQGFESRLWQVEVINDGHITMSLVSPDGDQGFPGTMVVTVDYKFSEDNQLMVRYHATCDQQSIVNLTQHSYFNLAGHNQSDVLAHQLQLKASHITEVNEHLIPTGKLRPVKDTPFDFMSFKPLARDIDADDDQIRLGGGYDHNWVFDTTGQPFSAPLAQLFDEHSGRAMSVYTDQPGVQVYTANFLDDLKGKKNAQYKPRQAVCLETQHFPDAINQPEFPSVVISPNKPFTTTTIFAFSIS is encoded by the coding sequence ATGAAACCTATTGTGATTTCACCTTTTGGTACCATGGCAAATGGTGAACAGGTAATGCAGTATTGCCTAGAAAATAATATCGGCAGTAAGGTCACTATATTGTCCCTTGGCGGCATTATTCAATCGCTGTATTTACCTAACAGAGAAGGTCAGCACGATGATGTCGTCCTCGGTTTTGATAATGTCGCGCAGTACGAAAATGAAAGTCCTTATTTTGGTTGTATTGTTGGCCGTTTTGCTAACCGCATAGCAAATGGGGAATTTGAACTAGAAGGGAAGAAGTATCAACTGGCGAAAAACAACGGGCCCAATAATCTACATGGTGGTCCGCAAGGATTTGAAAGTCGCCTTTGGCAAGTAGAAGTCATTAACGATGGGCATATTACCATGTCGTTAGTCAGTCCTGATGGCGATCAAGGATTCCCAGGGACCATGGTGGTTACCGTTGATTATAAATTTAGTGAAGACAATCAGCTGATGGTGCGTTATCACGCAACCTGCGATCAGCAAAGTATTGTGAATTTAACACAGCATAGCTATTTCAATTTGGCTGGGCACAATCAATCAGATGTTTTAGCGCATCAGTTGCAGTTGAAAGCGTCTCATATCACAGAAGTTAATGAGCATTTAATTCCAACAGGGAAATTACGCCCTGTAAAAGATACGCCGTTTGATTTTATGTCGTTTAAGCCGTTAGCTAGAGATATCGATGCTGACGATGATCAAATTCGCTTAGGTGGTGGCTATGATCACAACTGGGTGTTTGACACCACTGGGCAACCGTTTTCTGCGCCATTGGCTCAATTATTCGACGAACATTCAGGTAGAGCAATGTCGGTTTATACCGATCAACCTGGCGTTCAAGTATACACCGCTAATTTTCTTGACGATTTAAAAGGTAAGAAAAACGCGCAATATAAGCCTAGGCAGGCGGTTTGCTTAGAGACACAGCATTTTCCAGACGCGATTAATCAGCCTGAATTTCCAAGTGTTGTAATATCGCCGAACAAACCGTTTACAACCACAACTATATTTGCGTTTTCAATAAGTTAA
- a CDS encoding SIR2 family NAD-dependent protein deacylase → MNIAVLSGAGMSAESGLKTFRDADGLWEGHDVMEVASIDGWLANPALVLEFYNQRRRQLKTVIPNDGHEALAKLAQFFTVNIITQNVDDLHERAGSSDVVHLHGELLLAQSSIDENCIYPCHDDIKIGDLCEYKSQLRPAIVWFGEAVPKMEDAALKVAQADILIVVGTSLQVYPAAGLVNVASRAKQIYYIDPKPDALHAFDHSDQITVIQDSAAKGLPKLVEQLINQA, encoded by the coding sequence ATGAATATAGCGGTATTGTCAGGCGCAGGTATGAGCGCTGAAAGTGGATTGAAAACCTTTCGAGATGCTGATGGCCTGTGGGAAGGGCACGACGTTATGGAAGTGGCTTCAATCGACGGCTGGTTGGCAAACCCAGCTTTGGTGCTGGAGTTTTATAACCAAAGACGCCGCCAACTTAAGACTGTAATACCCAACGATGGCCACGAAGCTTTAGCGAAGCTCGCACAATTTTTTACTGTCAATATCATTACCCAAAATGTCGATGACTTGCATGAACGTGCAGGCTCTAGCGACGTGGTGCATTTACATGGCGAATTACTGTTGGCGCAAAGCAGTATCGACGAAAATTGCATTTATCCGTGCCATGACGACATCAAAATAGGCGACCTCTGTGAATACAAAAGCCAATTGAGGCCAGCAATCGTTTGGTTTGGAGAGGCTGTGCCTAAAATGGAAGATGCCGCATTGAAAGTAGCGCAAGCGGATATACTTATCGTGGTAGGTACTTCATTACAAGTTTATCCGGCAGCAGGGCTGGTAAATGTAGCATCACGGGCAAAACAAATTTATTATATTGACCCTAAACCAGACGCATTGCATGCGTTTGACCACTCAGACCAAATCACTGTTATACAAGATTCTGCGGCTAAAGGGCTGCCAAAACTCGTAGAGCAACTGATAAATCAAGCATAG
- a CDS encoding CoA transferase subunit A, with protein MSGFNKVVHSYEEAMAGLEDNMTIIAGGFGLCGIPENLINQIEKSGVTGLTVVSNNCGIDNFGLGVLLRDKQIKKMIASYVGENKMFEDQLLSGELEVELTPQGTLAEKMRAGGAGIPAFYTATGFGTSVGDGKEVKTFNGRQYILEESITGDFAIVKAWKADKYGNLVFRHTAQNFNPCAATAGKITVAEVEEIVEPGELDPTQIHTPGIYVNRVIQGTFEKRIEQRTTREG; from the coding sequence ATGTCAGGATTTAATAAAGTCGTCCATAGCTATGAAGAGGCTATGGCTGGCTTAGAAGACAATATGACGATCATAGCTGGTGGTTTTGGGCTATGCGGTATCCCGGAAAATCTGATCAATCAAATAGAAAAATCTGGCGTTACTGGTCTAACTGTTGTCTCTAACAATTGTGGTATCGATAACTTTGGTTTGGGCGTTTTGCTACGCGACAAACAAATTAAAAAGATGATCGCGTCTTACGTTGGCGAAAACAAAATGTTTGAAGACCAACTGTTAAGTGGTGAGTTAGAAGTTGAATTAACACCGCAAGGTACCCTAGCTGAAAAGATGCGAGCCGGTGGTGCTGGCATTCCAGCGTTTTACACAGCTACAGGCTTTGGCACATCAGTCGGTGATGGCAAAGAAGTTAAAACATTTAACGGTCGTCAATACATTCTAGAAGAAAGTATCACTGGCGATTTTGCTATTGTAAAAGCGTGGAAAGCCGATAAATACGGAAATTTAGTGTTTCGTCATACTGCACAAAATTTTAACCCTTGTGCCGCGACAGCTGGAAAAATAACAGTTGCAGAAGTTGAAGAAATTGTTGAACCGGGCGAGCTCGATCCGACACAAATTCATACACCAGGCATTTATGTTAATCGCGTCATTCAAGGTACTTTTGAAAAACGCATTGAGCAACGTACAACGAGAGAGGGCTAG
- a CDS encoding CoA transferase subunit B: MALSREQIAQRVAQELQDGYYVNLGIGIPTLVANFVPDGMEVMLQSENGLLGMGPFPTEDEIDADMINAGKQTVTAIDGASIFSSAESFAMIRGGHVDLTVLGAFEIDVQGNIASWMIPGKLVKGMGGAMDLVAGADNIIVTMTHASKHGESKLLSECTLPLTGAGCIKKVVTDLAYIEIEDGKFHLKERAPGVSVETIHSLTAGELVVPDNVPEMQF, from the coding sequence ATGGCATTGTCGAGAGAGCAAATAGCGCAGCGCGTTGCACAAGAATTACAAGACGGATACTACGTCAACCTAGGCATTGGTATTCCTACCTTAGTCGCTAATTTCGTGCCTGACGGCATGGAAGTAATGCTGCAATCTGAAAATGGTTTACTAGGTATGGGGCCATTCCCTACAGAAGATGAAATCGATGCAGACATGATAAATGCAGGAAAACAAACAGTTACTGCAATTGACGGTGCTTCTATATTTTCTTCTGCAGAAAGTTTCGCTATGATCCGTGGTGGTCACGTTGATTTAACCGTACTTGGCGCATTTGAAATAGATGTTCAAGGCAACATCGCGTCATGGATGATTCCTGGCAAGCTAGTCAAAGGTATGGGCGGTGCAATGGACTTAGTAGCTGGTGCAGATAACATTATTGTCACCATGACCCACGCAAGTAAGCACGGTGAGTCAAAGCTATTAAGTGAGTGTACTCTACCTCTAACAGGCGCTGGTTGTATCAAAAAAGTAGTGACTGATCTGGCGTATATTGAAATTGAAGATGGTAAGTTTCATCTCAAAGAGCGCGCGCCAGGGGTGAGCGTCGAAACAATACATTCGTTAACGGCCGGGGAACTCGTGGTTCCAGATAACGTCCCTGAAATGCAATTTTAA
- a CDS encoding NADPH-dependent FMN reductase produces the protein MNILAFAASSSKKSINKSLAAYAASLVDGANVELLDINDYEMPLFSQDREEELGQPALAQAFYKKLGEADAIVISFAEHNGSYTAAYKNLFDWTSRIDMKVYQNKQVILLATSPGPGGAQTVLNTAKTSAPYFGMDVKASLSIPSFYDNFDLATNRVTNSDIEKALNDTMSSLQQTAKA, from the coding sequence ATGAACATTTTAGCGTTTGCAGCAAGTAGCAGTAAAAAATCAATCAATAAATCTTTAGCAGCATATGCAGCATCTCTTGTGGATGGCGCAAATGTCGAGTTACTCGATATCAACGATTATGAAATGCCGCTGTTTAGTCAGGACAGGGAAGAGGAACTAGGCCAACCAGCATTAGCACAGGCGTTTTACAAAAAACTAGGTGAAGCAGATGCCATCGTAATTTCATTTGCAGAGCACAATGGCTCGTACACCGCAGCATACAAAAATTTGTTTGACTGGACGTCACGCATCGATATGAAGGTATATCAAAACAAGCAAGTAATATTGTTGGCAACATCACCTGGCCCAGGTGGCGCTCAAACAGTATTGAACACGGCCAAAACATCAGCACCGTATTTTGGTATGGATGTTAAGGCGAGCTTGTCTATACCAAGCTTTTACGACAACTTTGACTTGGCCACCAATCGTGTCACTAACAGCGACATAGAGAAAGCGCTAAATGATACTATGTCGTCATTACAGCAGACGGCAAAGGCCTAG
- a CDS encoding LysR family transcriptional regulator: protein MVDLNDMVIFAKVAEFGGISKAANELSMPKSKVSRRMANLELALGVRLLERTTRSVRLTEIGKIYFQHCKKVVNEAKQAENSVNQLLNTPTGHLKISTSISIGQHIVAPHLAEFLSRYPDITIEHIVTNRRVDLISEEFDLAIRIGALEDSSLISKKLSTSHALLVASPVYLASAGALTDISDLTQHKALCMGDSSIADQWRFVNAKGKEEQVKVKPVATVNDMTILRTLCIASAGIAILPSYMCEDALKQGQLVRVLEQWTSVEVPYYAIYPSHQSMTPKLRVLLDFLSEKTA from the coding sequence ATGGTCGATTTAAATGACATGGTGATATTCGCTAAAGTAGCGGAATTTGGTGGCATTTCAAAAGCTGCAAACGAATTGTCAATGCCTAAATCTAAAGTAAGCCGCCGTATGGCTAATCTTGAATTAGCGCTAGGCGTGCGATTGCTTGAACGCACGACTCGGTCAGTCAGGCTCACGGAAATAGGCAAAATCTATTTTCAACACTGCAAAAAAGTTGTAAATGAAGCTAAGCAAGCGGAGAACAGTGTCAATCAACTGCTAAATACGCCTACAGGCCACCTCAAAATTAGTACCTCAATATCCATTGGGCAACACATTGTTGCACCACATCTGGCAGAGTTCCTAAGTAGATACCCCGATATTACCATTGAGCATATTGTTACCAACAGACGCGTTGATTTGATTTCAGAAGAGTTCGATCTAGCGATTCGAATTGGCGCTTTAGAGGACTCATCGCTGATCAGTAAAAAACTGTCAACTAGTCACGCGCTATTGGTTGCCTCTCCCGTGTATTTGGCAAGCGCGGGCGCTTTAACGGATATCAGCGATTTAACGCAACACAAAGCTTTGTGTATGGGAGATTCATCGATTGCGGACCAATGGCGCTTTGTAAACGCAAAGGGTAAAGAAGAGCAAGTTAAAGTAAAACCTGTAGCTACGGTTAATGATATGACTATTCTTCGGACATTATGTATCGCTTCAGCGGGTATCGCTATCCTGCCGAGCTATATGTGTGAAGACGCACTCAAACAAGGACAACTAGTGCGTGTATTAGAACAATGGACATCGGTTGAAGTCCCCTACTACGCGATTTATCCCAGCCACCAAAGCATGACGCCAAAACTGCGCGTACTACTTGATTTCTTATCTGAAAAAACCGCTTGA
- a CDS encoding glycoside hydrolase family 97 protein: MITSISLLLSLSTVAQAKDIALFSPDKNIKVTISDDAHANYSVAFKGEDIIAPSKLGLDYQNTHRMGPDFKIISQQSSSHDATWEQPWGEKQTIRDHHNATTVVFRHERDVTNTFSVTFKVFNDGIGFRYEVPEQKGLAKQINITNELTEFNVEQTNDAAAWWIPARDWNRYEYIYTESTLEQARHVHTPFTFKLKSGTHVSIHEAALVDYAGMTLKQGRSGMLKADLTPWSDGILVKKTGAFNTPWRTIQIGENAASLINSSLILNLNEPNKLGDVSWVNPGKYMGIWWGMHINENTWGSGEKHGATTAETKRYMDFAQKHGFSGVLVEGWNIGWDGDWFHNGDIFRFTQAYPDFDIDAIGAHAKKTGVKLVGHHETSGNVSNYRNQMEAAFKLYQKHGVEQIKTGYVADGGNIKRVDENGVAHYEWHDGQYMVNEYLYNIKLAAKYGISINTHEPIKDTGLRRTYPNWISREGARGQEYNAWGSPPNPPSHAAILPFTRMLSGPMDFTPGTFDMSFNGLGADTNRPQTTLAKQLALYVVIYSPIQMASDLPRNYEANLPAFQFIKDVAVDFKDSIAVAGEVGEFVAIARADRHSNDWYLGALTNEKARSLSVALDFLDNEKRYTAQIYRDGDNANWIDKPYDIVIEEKIVKASDTLTLNMATSGGFAIRFVAID; this comes from the coding sequence ATTATTACCTCAATATCGCTTTTGTTGAGTCTGTCGACAGTTGCACAAGCAAAAGACATCGCGTTGTTTTCCCCAGACAAAAACATCAAGGTAACCATTTCAGACGATGCACATGCAAACTATAGCGTAGCCTTTAAAGGTGAGGATATTATCGCGCCTTCTAAACTCGGCTTAGATTATCAAAACACCCATCGCATGGGGCCTGACTTTAAAATCATTTCGCAACAATCGAGCTCTCATGACGCGACTTGGGAGCAACCTTGGGGTGAAAAACAGACGATTCGAGATCATCACAACGCAACGACTGTGGTTTTTCGTCACGAACGTGATGTTACTAATACCTTTAGCGTAACCTTTAAGGTGTTTAACGATGGCATTGGTTTTCGTTATGAAGTGCCTGAGCAAAAAGGTTTAGCGAAGCAAATTAACATCACTAATGAACTTACCGAATTTAACGTCGAGCAGACCAATGATGCGGCGGCATGGTGGATACCAGCAAGAGATTGGAATAGATATGAGTATATCTATACAGAATCGACATTAGAGCAGGCGCGTCATGTTCATACACCTTTTACCTTCAAATTAAAAAGTGGTACACATGTCAGTATTCATGAAGCGGCGTTGGTAGACTATGCTGGTATGACACTGAAACAGGGACGCTCAGGCATGCTTAAAGCGGATCTGACACCTTGGTCTGACGGTATTCTCGTTAAAAAGACAGGGGCATTTAATACGCCTTGGCGCACGATACAAATCGGCGAAAATGCCGCTTCACTGATCAACTCTAGCCTTATCCTGAACCTGAATGAACCAAACAAACTTGGCGACGTTAGTTGGGTGAACCCTGGCAAATACATGGGTATTTGGTGGGGAATGCATATAAACGAAAACACATGGGGCAGCGGTGAAAAACATGGTGCAACCACTGCTGAGACAAAACGATATATGGATTTTGCTCAAAAACATGGTTTTTCAGGCGTGCTAGTAGAAGGATGGAACATAGGCTGGGATGGCGATTGGTTCCACAACGGTGACATCTTTAGATTTACTCAAGCGTACCCAGATTTCGATATTGATGCCATTGGTGCACATGCGAAAAAGACCGGTGTGAAGCTTGTCGGCCACCATGAAACATCGGGAAATGTTAGTAACTATCGTAACCAAATGGAAGCTGCGTTCAAGTTGTATCAAAAGCACGGTGTTGAGCAAATCAAGACGGGTTATGTCGCAGACGGTGGCAACATCAAACGCGTTGATGAAAATGGTGTTGCGCACTATGAATGGCATGATGGTCAGTATATGGTGAATGAATACCTTTACAACATTAAACTCGCTGCAAAATATGGCATTAGTATTAACACCCACGAACCGATTAAAGATACGGGCCTAAGACGCACGTATCCTAACTGGATCTCTCGAGAAGGTGCTCGTGGCCAAGAATACAACGCTTGGGGTTCACCGCCAAACCCTCCTTCTCATGCCGCTATTTTACCTTTTACTCGTATGCTGTCGGGCCCAATGGACTTTACCCCTGGCACATTTGATATGAGCTTTAACGGTCTGGGTGCAGATACAAACAGACCGCAAACGACATTAGCGAAACAATTAGCTCTCTATGTAGTCATTTACAGTCCAATTCAGATGGCATCGGACCTGCCGCGCAACTATGAAGCGAACTTACCAGCTTTTCAATTTATAAAGGATGTAGCTGTAGACTTTAAAGATAGTATTGCTGTGGCTGGTGAAGTGGGTGAATTTGTTGCCATTGCGCGAGCTGATCGTCATTCAAACGATTGGTATCTAGGTGCGCTAACCAATGAAAAAGCGCGCTCTCTTTCTGTTGCATTAGACTTCTTAGATAACGAAAAGCGATATACAGCGCAAATCTATCGAGATGGTGACAACGCTAACTGGATAGATAAGCCTTACGATATTGTGATTGAGGAGAAAATAGTAAAAGCAAGCGATACATTAACACTAAATATGGCTACAAGTGGTGGCTTTGCTATTCGTTTCGTTGCTATAGACTAG
- a CDS encoding LacI family DNA-binding transcriptional regulator, whose product MKSKITSFDIAYKAGVSQSTVSRALRNSPLVNEETRLKVQAIARELNYKVDKNASNLRSQQSGTIALLLFEDPTNDDSMINPFFLAMLGSITRACANAGYDLLVSFQQMANDWYADYEDTHKADGIILLGYGDFVDYEEKLKQLIEQNTHFVRWGSEVKHLPVVSVGCDNFLGGYDATNHLIKLGKQHIAFIGEASEHAPEFQDRYLGHCRALDDAAIGHPESLQIDAVSTEDSGYQAMKELLESDTKVDAVFGSSDLIAIGAMKAIHDHGLKVPNDIAVVGFDDIPISGYTYPPLTTAKQDTTLAGELLVDHLLKMIGGEMVGTTLMPTTMVVRKSCGAA is encoded by the coding sequence ATGAAATCTAAAATTACCTCGTTTGATATAGCGTATAAAGCGGGCGTATCGCAGTCTACGGTTTCTAGGGCATTGAGAAATAGCCCTTTAGTCAATGAAGAAACTCGCCTGAAAGTGCAAGCGATTGCGCGTGAATTAAATTATAAAGTAGATAAAAACGCGTCAAATCTTCGATCCCAACAAAGTGGCACTATCGCACTATTGCTGTTTGAAGATCCTACAAACGACGATTCAATGATTAATCCATTTTTTCTGGCAATGCTAGGAAGTATCACTCGTGCCTGCGCTAACGCTGGCTATGACCTACTTGTATCCTTTCAACAAATGGCGAATGACTGGTATGCCGATTATGAAGATACTCATAAAGCCGACGGCATTATTTTACTGGGCTATGGTGATTTCGTTGATTACGAAGAAAAGCTAAAACAGCTAATAGAGCAAAATACCCATTTTGTTCGCTGGGGTTCGGAAGTAAAACATTTACCTGTGGTATCGGTTGGCTGTGATAACTTTTTGGGTGGATATGATGCAACTAACCATCTAATAAAATTGGGCAAGCAACATATCGCCTTTATAGGTGAAGCATCTGAGCATGCGCCAGAGTTTCAAGATAGATATTTGGGTCACTGCCGCGCGTTAGATGATGCCGCAATAGGTCACCCAGAATCACTGCAAATAGATGCTGTATCTACCGAAGATTCTGGCTATCAAGCAATGAAAGAACTGCTTGAATCGGATACTAAAGTTGATGCTGTATTTGGTTCAAGTGACTTGATTGCTATAGGTGCAATGAAAGCAATTCACGACCATGGTTTGAAAGTGCCGAACGATATCGCCGTTGTAGGTTTCGATGATATACCAATTTCGGGCTATACATACCCTCCACTAACAACAGCAAAGCAAGATACTACGTTAGCTGGAGAGTTGCTCGTTGATCATCTACTGAAGATGATAGGCGGTGAAATGGTAGGCACTACATTGATGCCAACCACTATGGTGGTAAGAAAATCTTGTGGCGCAGCATAA